The following are encoded together in the Bradymonas sediminis genome:
- a CDS encoding 2,3,4,5-tetrahydropyridine-2,6-dicarboxylate N-succinyltransferase: MSQVLFAEIDRLFELAPAELGPDAQGVFEELIAGLESGDLRAATPVDAGEDGLRWEVQPSVKRGILLGFRLGESELMAPAGPLGFRDKNTYPVQKLPMQARNIRVVPGGSAVRRGAYLGHNVTMMPPSYVNVGAYVGDGTMIDSHALVGSCAQIGQRVHLSAGAQIGGVLEPIGQAPVIVEDDVLVGGNTGLYEGVRVCKGAVIAAGCVVTAGTPVFDLVREKVYRSTASSPLVIPPGAVVVPGSRPASGDFAQRNGLQMAALMIVKYRDAKTDKSTALEDAFR, encoded by the coding sequence ATGAGCCAGGTGCTATTCGCTGAAATCGACCGTCTTTTTGAGTTGGCTCCCGCCGAGCTTGGCCCCGACGCTCAGGGTGTTTTCGAAGAGCTCATCGCGGGGCTTGAGTCCGGCGACCTGCGGGCGGCGACGCCGGTGGATGCCGGCGAGGACGGGCTGCGATGGGAGGTTCAGCCGTCGGTTAAGCGCGGGATTTTGCTGGGGTTTCGCCTCGGGGAAAGTGAGCTGATGGCGCCGGCCGGGCCGCTTGGGTTTCGGGATAAGAATACCTATCCGGTGCAGAAGTTGCCGATGCAGGCGCGCAATATCCGCGTGGTCCCCGGCGGAAGCGCGGTGCGACGAGGCGCCTATCTGGGGCATAACGTCACGATGATGCCCCCGTCCTATGTCAATGTCGGGGCCTATGTCGGTGACGGCACGATGATCGACTCGCACGCGCTTGTCGGCAGTTGCGCGCAGATCGGGCAGCGGGTTCATCTGTCGGCGGGGGCGCAGATCGGCGGGGTGCTTGAGCCGATTGGTCAGGCGCCGGTGATCGTGGAAGACGATGTGCTGGTCGGCGGAAATACCGGACTCTATGAGGGCGTTCGGGTATGCAAGGGCGCCGTGATCGCCGCGGGTTGCGTGGTCACCGCGGGCACGCCGGTCTTCGACCTGGTGCGCGAGAAGGTCTATCGCAGCACCGCGTCCTCGCCGCTTGTGATTCCGCCCGGAGCCGTGGTGGTTCCGGGGAGTCGCCCGGCCAGCGGCGACTTCGCCCAGCGCAACGGACTCCAGATGGCGGCGCTGATGATCGTGAAATATCGCGACGCCAAGACCGATAAGAGCACGGCGCTCGAGGATGCGTTTCGCTAA